The DNA segment GCTTCACGCATGTGGAGCTGATGCCGGTCGCCGGACACCCCTTCTCCGGCTCCTGGGGCTACCAGGTCACCTCGTACTACGCGCCGACGCCCCGCCTCGGCTCGCCCGACGACTTCAAGTACCTCGTCGACGCGCTGCACCGGGCCGGGATCGGCGTGATCATGGACTGGGTACCGGCCCACTTCCCCAAGGACGACTGGGCGCTGGCCCGGTTCGACGGGGACCCGCTGTACGAGCCCGGGGACTCGCGGCGGGCCGAGCACCCGGACTGGGGGACGTACGAGTTCGACTTCGCCCGTACCGAGGTGCGCAACTTCCTCGTGGCGAACGCCGTGTACTGGTGCGAGGAGTTCCACATCGACGGCCTGCGCGTCGACGCCGTCGCCTCGATGCTCTACCTCGACTACTCGCGCGACTCCGGTCAGTGGGAGCCGAACGTCTTCGGCGGGCGGGAGGACCTGGGCGCGGTCGCCTTCCTGCAGGAGATGAACGCGACCGTCTACCGGCGCTGCCCCGGGGTGGTGACCATCGCCGAGGAGTCCACCGCCTGGGACGGGGTGACCCGGCCGACGGACAGCGGGGGCCTCGGGTTCGGGCTGAAGTGGAACATGGGCTGGATGCACGACTCGCTCCAGTACATCCAGCACGAGCCGGTGCACCGCAAGTACCACCACCACGAGATGACCTTCTCGATGGTGTACGCCTACAGCGAGAACTACGTCCTGCCCATCTCCCACGACGAGGTCGTGCACGGCAAGCAGGCGCTGGTGTCGAAGATGCCGGGCGACTGGTGGCAGCGGCGCGCGAACCACCGCGCCTACCTGGGCTTCATGTGGGCCCACCCCGGCAAGCAACTCCTCTTCATGGGGCAGGAGTTCGCGCAGGGTGCGGAGTGGTCGGCGGAACACGGCCCCGAGTGGTGGCTGCTGGACGAGGACTACCACTCCGCGGGCGACCACCGGGGTGTGCGGGAGCTGGTACGGGACCTGAACGCGCGGTACCGGGCCACGCCGGCGCTGTGGGAGCGGGACACCGACCCGGCGGCCTTCCGCTGGGTGCTGTGCGACGCGGCCGAGGACAACGTCTTCGCGTTCGTCCGCCACGACCGCACGGGCTCGCCCCTGCTGGCGGTGTCGAACTTCTCCCCGGTCGTCCGCCACGACTACCTGCTGGGGGCCCCGGAGGGGGTCCCCGCCTGGCGGGAGGCGCTCAACACGGACGACCCGCGCTACGGCGGCGGGGGCGTGGACACCGGTGCCGCCGCGGCGCTCGCGCCGGAGGACGGGTTCCTGCGGGTGACGCTGCCGCCGCTGGCCACGGTCTGGCTGACGCCCGTGCGCTGACCTGCGGACAGCAGCGCCCGTTCCAGGGGCAGTCGGGGTCGTACGGACCCGTGACTGCCCCTGGTGGCGTCCCCGGCGGTGTGCCGGGATCGGGCCGGGACGGCACCTCTCGGCCACCGCCGGACACGCGCAGATCATCAGCCGATCACGACTTGCCTGTTCCGGGCCACGAAAGCGCTTCCCTGGGCTACATTCGAGCACCGCCGACGACGGATCCGATCGGCAAAGTCACCCTCCGTACACCCGGGAGCAGTGCAATGCGCGACGACGACCTCGCTCCACCGGCCGTCCCGCCGCTCACCGGCGGGCTCGCCGACACCGTCTTCGAGACCGCGGACCGCGACCCCACCCTGCCGCTGCTCGCGCGGCGCCGGGACCCGTCCTCCGAGGAGTGGGAGGAGGTGACGGCGGTCGAGCTGCGCGACGAAGTGGTCGACGTGGCCAAGGGGTTGGTCGCCGCGGGGATCTCGCCGGGCCACCGCGTGGCGATGATGGCCCGTACCCGCCACGAGTGGACGGTACTGGCGCACGCGCTGTGGACGCTCGGCGCGGAGGTCGTCCCCGTCCATCCGACGTCGTCGCGCGAGCAGGTGGAGTGGATCCTTCGGGACGCCGGCTGTGTGGCCGTGGCGGTCGAGGACGAGCAGGGCGCCATGACCGTCGGCACGGTGTGCGCGGCGCTCCCCCGGCTCCAGCACGTGTGGCAACTGGACGCGGGCGCACTCGCCCAGCTCACCGAGCGGGGCGCGATCATCCCGCTGACCACGGTGGAGTCGTTGCGCCGGATCGTGCTGCCGGACTCGACGGCGGCCGTCGCCTACACCTCCGGCACCTCGGGACGGCCGCTGGGCTGTGCGCTGAGCCACCGGAACCTGGCCTATCCCTGCGACACCCTGCTGGCCGGCTGGGGCCACACCGCGGCGCCGGCCGGTGAACGGCCGTCGATACTGGCGTTCCTGCCGTTCTCACACGTGTACGGGATCATGGTCCAGCAGATGTGCCTGCGGGGCGGGATCCTGATGGCACACGAGCCGGAGATGAACGAGGCCTCACTGGCCTCGGCACTGCGCTCCTTCCGGCCGACGTACGTGTACGGGGTGCCGTCGGTGTTCGAGAAGCTGTACAAGACCTTCCTGCGTACGGCCCAACAGGCGGGCCGGGGTGCGGTGTTCGAGCGGGCGGCGCAGACGGCGCGGGACTTCGCGGAGGCGGAGGAGCGCCGCCGGCTGGGCAGCGGACCTGGCCCCAACCTGGAACTCCGCCTCCAGCACGCCCTGTACGAGCGGACGGTGTACCGCAAGCTGCGCTCGGCGTTCGGCGGGCGCGCGCTGCGGGGCTCGTCGGGCGGCTCCTCGCTCAGCCGGGAGATGTCCCTGTTCTACGAGGGCATCGGCATGGCCATCGGCGACGGGTACGGGCTGACCGAGACCGCCGGCGGGATCACGGTGCAGCCGCTCGGGCGGGGGAAGTCGGGGACGGTGGGCGTGCCGGTGCCGGGGACCGAGATCCAGGTGGCCGACGACGGGGAGATCCTGGTGCGCGGGCCGTCGGTGTTCCAGGGCTACATCGGTGACGAGGCGCGCACCCGGGCCGTGCTGCACAGCGGCTGGCTGGCCACCGGGGACATCGGCCAGCTGGACTCCGAGGGCTATCTGACGATCACCGGACGCAAGAAGGACGTCCTCGTCACCAGCAGCGGCAAGAGCGTGGCGCCGGCGCCGCTGGAGCAGCGGCTGCGCATGCATCCACTGGTCCACCAGGCGGTGGTCGTCGGCGACGACCGGCCGTGCGTGGGGGCGCTGATCACCCTGGATCCGGAGTTCCTCACGCACTGGCGGGGCGCGCTGGCCCTCCAGGGGGACTCCGCGGGCCGGGAGAGCCGCGAGGAGAGCGCGCTGCGGGAGGAGCTCGGCCGGGCCATCGCCTCGGCCAACAGTTCGGTGTCCCGGGCGGAGTCCATCCGGGTCTACCGGGTTGTCCAGGAACCCTTCGGCCCGGACAACGGCCTGCTGACCCCGTCCCTGAAGCTGCGCCGTGACGCCATCGCGCGGTACTACGCCGCCGAGATCGACGCGATGTACGAGGCGCGCTCCCGCGCGATACGGCGGCCGACCCCGCAGGAACCGGCCGACTGGGACGAGCCGGACGACGTCTTCCGGTAGACCGGGCGGCCTCTTCCGGCGGAAGGGATCACCGGTCCGGAGGATCACCGGCGCGGTGGGCGCTTACCCGGCCCTGGTGTGGGAACCCGCAGCGTGGGGAGTGATCCGCGACGCCGACCGCCCCGTCCGTATCAGGTCGAGCCGCTCCCTCACGGCCGGGGCCGGAGAAACACGAGATGCCGACGGAGCCGCGCAGGGACGACACATCTTCCTCGGAGGAGCGGTACGAGTGTGCGTACGCCTTTCCGGGCGAGCTGCGCAACGTCACGGGCGCGCGGCTCGCCGCGGAGGCGTTCCTGCGCTCCCTCGCGCGGCGGGCGCCGCCCGGCGCGCCCGAGTACTGGGACGACATCCTGCTGGTCGTCACGGAACTGGCCGCCAACGCGATCCAGTACGCGCCCGGACCGTTCGGGCTGCGGATGCGCCGCACCTTCGACGGGGTGCACGTGACGATGCACGACACCAGCCGGGTCCGGCCGGAGCCGCGGCCGTTCCGCCCGAGCGCGGGCGGCGGCGGTATCGGCTGGCACCTGGTGCGCACCCTGAGCGATCAGGTGAGCGTGGTCGTGGAGGACCACGGCAAGGACATCCACGTCTTCCTCCCCTGGTGACCGGCGCGCGGTCCGCCCGCGGCCCCGGACGCCGGTCGGGCGTACGCACGCGCGAAAGCTCGTCCGGGCGATTCCCGGATGGCGTGTCCGGTGCGGGGGCATGCTGGTGCCCGCGCGTTCGTCTGCCTGCCGCGGCCGGCTGGCGGAACGGCCCGGGCCACGGTGGGATCGGTGTGGCGGCGACGGTCCAGGGCATGCGAACGGCGTCGAGTCGGACCGCCTGGAGCCAGAGAGAGGGATGAACACCGTGACACGACCCAGGATCCTGGTGGTGGGTGCGGGCTTCGCCGGAGTCGAGTGCGTCCGCCGTCTGGAGCGTGAACTAGCGCCGGGCGAAGCGGACGTCACGCTGGTGACGCCGTACTCCTACCAGCTGTACCTTCCGCTGCTGCCCCAGGTCGCCTCCGGCGTCCTCACCCCGCAGTCCATCGCCCTCTCGCTGCGCCGCAGCGAGAAGTACCGCACCCGGATCATCCCGGGCGGCGCGATCGGCGTGGACCCGGAGGCCAAGGTCTGCGTCATCCGCACCATCACCGACGAGATCGTCAACGAACCCTACGACTACCTGGTGCTGACACCGGGCAGCGTGACCCGCACCTTCGACATCCCGGGCCTGGCCGAACACGCCATCGGCATGAAGACCCTCGCCGAGGCCGCCTACGTCCGCGACCACGTCATCTCCCAGCTGGACCTCGCCGACGCCAGCGGCGACCCGGCCGAACGCGAGGCACGGCTGCAGTTCGTGGTGGTCGGCGGAGGGTACGCGGGCACCGAGACCGCGGCCTGCCTGCAGCGCCTGACCCACGCCGCCGTCAAGCGCTACCCCCGCCTGGACCCGGGTCTGATCAAGTGGCACCTGATCGACATCGCGCCGAAGCTCATGCCCGAACTGGGCGACCGGCTCGGCCGCAGCGCGATGGAGATCCTGCGCCGGCGCGGCATCGACGTCTCGCTGGGCGTGTCGGTCGAGAAGGTGAGCGAGGACTCGGTCACCTTCACCGACGGCCGGGTCGTCCCGACGCACACACTGATCTGGACGGCCGGCGTGGTCGGCAGCCCCCTGATCGACACGTTCGACGCGAAGAAGGTCCGCGGGCGGCTCGCGGTCACCCCGGAGATGACCGTGCCCGGCCACGACGGGGTGTTCGCGCTCGGCGACGCCGCGGCGGTGCCCGACCTGGCCAAGCACGAGGAGGGGGCGGTCTGCCCGCCCACCGCCCAGCACGCGATGCGGCAGGGCAGGAGGGCCGCGCAGAACGTCATCGCCGCGCTGCGCGGCGAGCCGCTCCAGCCGTACGTCCACACGGACCTGGGACTCGTCGTCGACCTCGGCGGCAAGGACGCCGTCTCCAAGCCGCTCGGCATCGAACTGCGCGGGCTGCTCGCGCAGATCGTGGCCCGCGGCTACCACTGGTCCGCGCTGCGCACCAACGTCGCCAAGATCCGGGTCCTGGTCAACTGGCTGCTGAACGCGGTCGCCGGCGACGACTTCGTCCGCACCGGCTTCCAGCGGGGCAGGCCCGCCCGCCTGAAGGACTTCGAGTACACCGACTCCTACCTGACGCCCGAGCAGGTCCGCGCCGAGGTACGGGAGAGCCAGGGCACCGAACGTTCCTGACACGCCCGGAACCACCTGGGTGGTGTGACCCGGATCACCGGCGAACGTCGATCATTCGCGGGAGGGCCGGCGGTCTTCATCGGTGACCAGAACACGTCACACGAAGGAGACGCCGGCATGGCCGAGATGGAGCTGGTCGCCTGGCCGAAGTCCGAGCACGGTCTCGGGCACGGGCACGCCAACGCGCTCGTGGCGCACACGCTGGCCCAAAGCAGGTAACCGGCACCCGCCGTGCCATGCTGGACCGGAGATCACTTTCGGAACGGGAGAGAGAGCGCGGCGGCGTGAGGGCACTGAGCCGAGCGGTGCGGGTGGGCCTGTGGGACCGGATCGCGGCGTCCGATCCCGGTCTGCTCAGGCTCACCGCGGGCATGCGCAACATGTTCTCCGTCGCGCTCACCCTCGGCGTGCTGGCCGCGCTGCAGGTACCGGTGCCCCAGCTGGTCGCGGGCGCCATGACGGCGATGGCCGCGACCTTCGCCATCCGGGAGAAGCACCCGGCCGCGCAGGCCGTCACCCTCGCGCTCAGCGTGCCCGTGGCGTTCGCCTCGATCTCGCTGGGGGCGCTGCTGAACCGGTGGCCGGTGGCGAGCGACATGTGCTTCGTCCTGATCATCTTCGGCGCCGTCTACAGCCGCCGCTTCGGCGAGCGCGGCACGGCGCTCGGGGTGATCGTCTTCCAGATCTACTTCGTGGCGCTGTTCGTCGGGGCGACCATCCCCTCGCTGCCCGCCCTCAGCCTCGTCATCGCCGTCGCGTTCGGCTGCAGCGCCCTCGCCCGGTTCGTGCTGCTGCCGCAGACCCCGGCGGGCACGCTGGACCGGCTGCGGCGGGCCTTCCGGGCGCGGCTCGGCCAGTTGATCGCCATTCAGGCCGAGCTTCTGGACGCCGAGCCCGAGGACGTGGACAAGGTCCT comes from the Streptomyces sp. NBC_00820 genome and includes:
- a CDS encoding DUF4287 domain-containing protein, coding for MGDQNTSHEGDAGMAEMELVAWPKSEHGLGHGHANALVAHTLAQSR
- a CDS encoding AMP-dependent synthetase/ligase produces the protein MRDDDLAPPAVPPLTGGLADTVFETADRDPTLPLLARRRDPSSEEWEEVTAVELRDEVVDVAKGLVAAGISPGHRVAMMARTRHEWTVLAHALWTLGAEVVPVHPTSSREQVEWILRDAGCVAVAVEDEQGAMTVGTVCAALPRLQHVWQLDAGALAQLTERGAIIPLTTVESLRRIVLPDSTAAVAYTSGTSGRPLGCALSHRNLAYPCDTLLAGWGHTAAPAGERPSILAFLPFSHVYGIMVQQMCLRGGILMAHEPEMNEASLASALRSFRPTYVYGVPSVFEKLYKTFLRTAQQAGRGAVFERAAQTARDFAEAEERRRLGSGPGPNLELRLQHALYERTVYRKLRSAFGGRALRGSSGGSSLSREMSLFYEGIGMAIGDGYGLTETAGGITVQPLGRGKSGTVGVPVPGTEIQVADDGEILVRGPSVFQGYIGDEARTRAVLHSGWLATGDIGQLDSEGYLTITGRKKDVLVTSSGKSVAPAPLEQRLRMHPLVHQAVVVGDDRPCVGALITLDPEFLTHWRGALALQGDSAGRESREESALREELGRAIASANSSVSRAESIRVYRVVQEPFGPDNGLLTPSLKLRRDAIARYYAAEIDAMYEARSRAIRRPTPQEPADWDEPDDVFR
- the glgB gene encoding 1,4-alpha-glucan branching enzyme; amino-acid sequence: MALRDTSLPEAAGPVRHAALPLDRADRDRLLGGAHHDPHALLGAHPVPGGTLFRALRPNARTVSVLVDGMRNSLVPQGDGLFAAVLPYAQIPSYRLLVAYDDGEQEVEDPYRFVPALGELDLHLVREGRHEQLWKALGAEPMTHQGVAGTRFTVWAPNAQGVRVAGDFTYWDGTQYPMRSLGASGVWELFVPGVGEGARYKFEITSRHGGRFLKADPMARRTEMPPATASVVAVSRYEWDDADWMAHRGDAPVHEAPFSVYEVHLASWRPGLTYRQLADELPAYVREMGFTHVELMPVAGHPFSGSWGYQVTSYYAPTPRLGSPDDFKYLVDALHRAGIGVIMDWVPAHFPKDDWALARFDGDPLYEPGDSRRAEHPDWGTYEFDFARTEVRNFLVANAVYWCEEFHIDGLRVDAVASMLYLDYSRDSGQWEPNVFGGREDLGAVAFLQEMNATVYRRCPGVVTIAEESTAWDGVTRPTDSGGLGFGLKWNMGWMHDSLQYIQHEPVHRKYHHHEMTFSMVYAYSENYVLPISHDEVVHGKQALVSKMPGDWWQRRANHRAYLGFMWAHPGKQLLFMGQEFAQGAEWSAEHGPEWWLLDEDYHSAGDHRGVRELVRDLNARYRATPALWERDTDPAAFRWVLCDAAEDNVFAFVRHDRTGSPLLAVSNFSPVVRHDYLLGAPEGVPAWREALNTDDPRYGGGGVDTGAAAALAPEDGFLRVTLPPLATVWLTPVR
- a CDS encoding ATP-binding protein yields the protein MPTEPRRDDTSSSEERYECAYAFPGELRNVTGARLAAEAFLRSLARRAPPGAPEYWDDILLVVTELAANAIQYAPGPFGLRMRRTFDGVHVTMHDTSRVRPEPRPFRPSAGGGGIGWHLVRTLSDQVSVVVEDHGKDIHVFLPW
- a CDS encoding NAD(P)/FAD-dependent oxidoreductase; the protein is MNTVTRPRILVVGAGFAGVECVRRLERELAPGEADVTLVTPYSYQLYLPLLPQVASGVLTPQSIALSLRRSEKYRTRIIPGGAIGVDPEAKVCVIRTITDEIVNEPYDYLVLTPGSVTRTFDIPGLAEHAIGMKTLAEAAYVRDHVISQLDLADASGDPAEREARLQFVVVGGGYAGTETAACLQRLTHAAVKRYPRLDPGLIKWHLIDIAPKLMPELGDRLGRSAMEILRRRGIDVSLGVSVEKVSEDSVTFTDGRVVPTHTLIWTAGVVGSPLIDTFDAKKVRGRLAVTPEMTVPGHDGVFALGDAAAVPDLAKHEEGAVCPPTAQHAMRQGRRAAQNVIAALRGEPLQPYVHTDLGLVVDLGGKDAVSKPLGIELRGLLAQIVARGYHWSALRTNVAKIRVLVNWLLNAVAGDDFVRTGFQRGRPARLKDFEYTDSYLTPEQVRAEVRESQGTERS